Proteins encoded within one genomic window of Companilactobacillus zhachilii:
- the ribH gene encoding 6,7-dimethyl-8-ribityllumazine synthase, translated as MKEITTKQINGSKKIGIVVADFNSIVTSALLHGAVQKLQESAVTSEQIIVVHVPGALELARVVNKLSKSGLVDGIIALGAVIKGETNHYDYVCKETAAGLSQVSLHGAVPVMFGVLTTESLAQAIDRAGGKSGNKGTECAAGIVQMLSVEAQIDELA; from the coding sequence ATGAAGGAAATTACTACTAAGCAAATTAATGGTTCTAAGAAAATCGGTATTGTGGTCGCAGATTTTAACAGTATCGTTACTAGCGCATTATTGCATGGTGCAGTTCAAAAGCTTCAAGAAAGTGCGGTTACTTCTGAGCAAATTATAGTTGTCCATGTACCTGGTGCCTTGGAATTAGCTCGGGTCGTCAATAAATTATCAAAGAGTGGCTTAGTCGACGGGATAATTGCATTAGGTGCGGTTATCAAAGGTGAGACGAATCATTATGACTATGTCTGCAAAGAAACTGCAGCCGGATTGAGTCAAGTGTCCTTGCATGGTGCGGTTCCCGTTATGTTTGGCGTTTTGACCACTGAATCCTTAGCTCAGGCAATTGATCGTGCTGGAGGTAAATCAGGTAATAAAGGAACCGAGTGCGCTGCAGGAATTGTGCAGATGCTTAGTGTTGAAGCTCAAATAGATGAGCTGGCCTAA
- a CDS encoding YxeA family protein gives MRKLLKSLFLTISIIGLVYVGACVYTKDRTDDFAQLMGQFNFLVKEEPRFVKIDNAKGKDEDGYGNYNYTLTSYDKDGNEHPIKFTGMGKLKQGHFLEVTAKGAYVITYKEVFKNDMPTNVYNKLQTE, from the coding sequence ATGAGAAAATTATTGAAATCACTATTTTTAACAATTTCTATTATCGGATTAGTTTACGTTGGTGCTTGTGTTTATACAAAGGATCGGACAGATGATTTTGCCCAATTAATGGGACAATTCAATTTCCTAGTTAAAGAGGAACCACGTTTTGTTAAAATTGACAATGCCAAGGGAAAAGATGAAGACGGCTATGGAAATTACAACTATACCCTGACTAGTTACGACAAAGATGGTAATGAACATCCCATTAAATTCACTGGTATGGGCAAACTTAAACAAGGACACTTCCTAGAAGTTACTGCTAAGGGTGCTTACGTCATCACTTATAAAGAAGTTTTCAAAAATGACATGCCAACTAATGTGTACAACAAACTACAAACCGAATAA
- a CDS encoding M20/M25/M40 family metallo-hydrolase, translating to MDKAQRLSVLDDLIKLETVNGNEEIVANYLKKLFEQNGIATELNKYDDNRYNLIASIKKGNGNFLGFTGHEDVVPTVDNDKWNYGPFNPKHIDGKIFGRGTSDMKGGLAGLAIALIELNEDDNFKGNIKFIATVGEEIGELGSAKLAKEGYVDDVDALVVGEPSNSSSRLAMEKLIGAGLIETNGQKPESRIAAFCAHKGSVTYKVISHGRAAHSSMPEVGINALDNLVAYYNKQAAYFQELIKTDDDVLGTTKPSVTIMNGGKQENTIPDYAEMTVKIRTIPEYNNDKIITELKDIIDKMNQADPRMNLEFKLSSSNWPVKTDIDSKFMKLVRDSYKDVLGVNILTVGAPGGTDASQFIQANQNLDVVVAGPGNESAHQINEFVFEDDYLKYIDIYKTIATKYFG from the coding sequence ATGGATAAAGCACAAAGACTAAGTGTTTTGGATGATTTGATCAAGTTAGAGACAGTTAATGGAAATGAGGAAATTGTCGCTAATTATCTAAAAAAGTTATTTGAACAAAATGGCATCGCCACTGAATTAAATAAATATGACGATAACCGCTACAATTTAATTGCTTCTATTAAAAAGGGTAACGGAAACTTTCTGGGATTTACCGGACATGAGGATGTTGTCCCTACTGTTGACAATGATAAGTGGAATTATGGTCCTTTCAACCCTAAGCATATTGATGGCAAAATCTTTGGACGTGGTACATCTGATATGAAAGGCGGTTTAGCTGGACTTGCTATTGCCTTAATTGAATTAAACGAAGATGATAACTTCAAAGGTAATATCAAGTTCATCGCTACCGTCGGTGAAGAAATTGGAGAACTCGGATCGGCCAAGCTTGCTAAAGAAGGTTACGTAGACGATGTTGATGCTTTAGTTGTTGGTGAACCAAGTAATTCATCATCTCGTCTAGCAATGGAAAAATTAATTGGTGCTGGTCTGATCGAAACCAACGGTCAAAAACCAGAATCACGTATTGCCGCCTTTTGCGCACACAAAGGTTCTGTAACTTACAAAGTCATTTCTCACGGTCGTGCTGCTCATAGTTCAATGCCTGAAGTTGGTATCAATGCTTTGGACAACTTAGTTGCATACTACAACAAACAAGCCGCTTATTTCCAAGAGCTAATTAAAACTGACGATGATGTCCTTGGTACTACTAAGCCATCCGTAACAATTATGAACGGTGGTAAACAAGAAAATACCATCCCTGATTATGCTGAAATGACTGTTAAAATCAGAACCATTCCAGAATATAACAACGATAAAATCATCACTGAGTTAAAAGATATCATTGATAAGATGAACCAAGCCGATCCAAGAATGAACTTAGAATTCAAACTTTCAAGCAGCAACTGGCCTGTTAAGACTGATATTGATTCCAAGTTCATGAAACTTGTTCGTGATAGTTATAAAGATGTCCTTGGAGTAAATATTTTAACCGTTGGTGCCCCTGGTGGTACAGATGCCTCACAATTTATTCAAGCTAATCAAAACTTAGATGTGGTTGTTGCCGGTCCCGGTAATGAATCAGCCCACCAAATCAATGAATTTGTCTTTGAAGATGACTACTTGAAGTACATTGATATTTATAAAACCATTGCTACTAAGTATTTTGGATAA
- a CDS encoding DUF2207 domain-containing protein: MNNIWKYVLGFFIALLLFSFFIHIILPLIVILAIIGGIYYLYRRHQNNKYTPDGRKKVN; the protein is encoded by the coding sequence ATGAATAACATTTGGAAATACGTTTTGGGCTTCTTTATTGCCCTGCTACTATTCTCATTCTTCATTCACATAATATTGCCACTGATTGTTATCCTAGCAATCATCGGTGGTATTTATTATCTCTATCGAAGACATCAAAATAATAAGTACACACCTGATGGGCGTAAAAAAGTAAACTAA
- a CDS encoding aminoacyl-tRNA deacylase, whose protein sequence is MSKKKKIQKTLVEKILDKEKVDYVPMTFETEADGDTQELVTDKSTRDGYKIYKTLVLTGNKTGPLVGMLPLDKHLSYKMLAKLSGNKKVGMVPLKDLIKTSGFEHGANSPVGIHSLHNYPIFFDNEAERSEKIIVSAGKVGQSILIEPHALAKAVNATFGDFAVDNPE, encoded by the coding sequence ATGAGTAAAAAGAAAAAAATACAAAAAACATTAGTTGAAAAGATTCTTGATAAAGAAAAAGTTGATTATGTTCCAATGACATTTGAAACAGAAGCCGATGGTGATACACAAGAGTTAGTTACTGATAAAAGTACCCGTGACGGCTATAAAATTTACAAAACACTAGTCCTTACTGGTAATAAGACTGGTCCGCTTGTTGGTATGTTGCCATTAGATAAGCACCTAAGCTACAAGATGCTGGCTAAGTTATCTGGTAACAAGAAAGTCGGTATGGTTCCATTGAAGGACCTCATTAAGACAAGTGGCTTTGAACACGGAGCCAATAGTCCTGTGGGAATTCATTCATTACATAACTATCCTATTTTCTTTGATAATGAAGCAGAACGTTCCGAAAAAATCATTGTCTCCGCTGGTAAAGTTGGCCAATCCATTTTAATTGAGCCACATGCCTTAGCTAAAGCTGTTAATGCCACTTTTGGAGACTTTGCGGTCGACAATCCAGAATAA
- a CDS encoding ROK family protein encodes MNSDKLIAIDVGGTSIKYGLWNQRSLMLSNKDSVKTPETLEEFYGVIKYIADKFHNEQIQGIGLSIPGAVDQSTGIINGVSALPYIHGFKILDELESLTGHQMAMENDANCSALAEISIGAAKDFNNIVFLVIGTGVGGSVVIDGKIVYGSHLYGGELGMMLGSNGQTLSMAGTAVHLAERYNKKYQTDFSGQHVLELADTGDRGAIKEAQVMYDSLAQAIYNLQFVTDPEAIIIGGGISANNNFIANLKAAVTKLMAQWGDNVLAPQIKPAKYRNDANLIGAVYNFYNQFNQ; translated from the coding sequence ATGAATAGTGATAAATTAATTGCAATTGATGTCGGTGGAACTTCTATAAAGTATGGGTTGTGGAATCAAAGAAGTTTAATGCTTTCTAATAAAGATAGTGTTAAAACTCCAGAGACACTGGAAGAGTTTTATGGGGTTATTAAATATATTGCTGATAAATTTCATAATGAGCAGATTCAAGGAATTGGCTTGAGTATTCCTGGTGCTGTTGATCAATCTACTGGAATTATCAATGGTGTGAGTGCGTTACCTTATATTCATGGTTTCAAAATACTTGACGAACTAGAAAGCTTAACTGGTCATCAAATGGCGATGGAAAACGATGCAAATTGTTCTGCTTTAGCCGAAATATCAATTGGAGCAGCTAAAGATTTTAATAATATTGTCTTTCTCGTGATTGGTACGGGTGTCGGTGGTTCAGTTGTCATTGATGGTAAGATTGTTTACGGCAGTCATCTTTATGGAGGGGAACTGGGCATGATGCTAGGATCCAATGGTCAAACGTTGAGTATGGCCGGAACGGCAGTCCATTTAGCTGAACGGTATAATAAAAAATATCAGACAGATTTTTCGGGACAACATGTTTTGGAATTAGCTGATACTGGTGATAGAGGGGCCATCAAAGAGGCTCAAGTAATGTATGATAGTTTGGCTCAAGCTATTTATAATTTGCAGTTTGTAACTGACCCTGAAGCAATAATCATTGGTGGGGGAATCTCAGCCAATAATAACTTCATTGCTAATTTGAAGGCAGCTGTGACAAAGTTGATGGCTCAGTGGGGTGATAATGTTTTGGCCCCACAAATAAAACCAGCTAAGTATCGGAATGATGCCAATCTGATTGGTGCAGTTTATAATTTTTATAATCAATTTAATCAATAA
- a CDS encoding PTS fructose transporter subunit IIC: MAKKLVAVTACAAGIAHTYMAAEAIEKAAKELGYEVKVETDGAIGAENKLTEEDIESADLVVVAADIKIDPIRFTGKRLFVTDSNDAINDGKAVIEKAEQEAVVFGKKGGKVGKIQIGSNKEKTTFFTHVMSGISYMLPMVIAAGLILTIANLYAFQKDDMGRIVKWGFDTHTQMGMLMSNLFQVGQVGFKLMIPLFAGFVANSIADKPAIAPAMIGAYISNDPELLHAKAGGGFIAAMLVAFIVGYFVLLLKKIKWPKILQPIVLIMIIPFIATLFISLMVFYVIGKPIAGGMDGLYSWLNWINTNSASAPIVLGAVIGAMIGFDLGGPVNKTALIFGTAIFTDTMTKYGIQGANFVPGTAAQAAISVAPLGVWLASMIWKNKFSKDEKTAASAALGMGLVGVTEGAIPFVASDPLRMIIANVSGSAMAGGLVAATGCKFYGGIGSPLGTFIGYIEQPIPFVTWILCVSAGICVTALIIGLTRSNAVIEAAKSVDE; encoded by the coding sequence ATGGCTAAAAAATTAGTTGCAGTTACAGCCTGTGCTGCTGGTATTGCGCATACGTATATGGCTGCTGAAGCGATTGAAAAAGCTGCTAAAGAACTTGGCTATGAGGTCAAAGTTGAAACAGATGGCGCAATTGGTGCTGAAAATAAACTTACAGAAGAGGATATTGAAAGTGCTGATTTAGTTGTTGTTGCTGCAGATATAAAAATCGATCCAATTAGATTTACAGGTAAAAGACTTTTTGTAACAGATTCAAACGATGCTATCAATGATGGTAAAGCCGTAATTGAAAAAGCTGAACAAGAAGCGGTTGTTTTCGGTAAAAAAGGTGGCAAGGTTGGTAAGATTCAAATTGGTAGCAACAAAGAAAAAACAACTTTCTTTACACATGTTATGAGTGGTATTTCATACATGTTGCCAATGGTTATTGCAGCTGGTTTGATTTTAACTATTGCTAATCTTTATGCTTTCCAAAAAGACGACATGGGTCGAATTGTTAAGTGGGGATTCGATACGCATACTCAAATGGGGATGTTGATGTCAAATTTGTTCCAAGTTGGTCAAGTTGGTTTTAAATTAATGATTCCACTTTTTGCGGGATTTGTAGCTAATTCGATTGCTGACAAACCAGCAATTGCTCCAGCGATGATTGGTGCTTATATTTCAAATGATCCAGAACTTTTACATGCTAAAGCTGGTGGTGGTTTCATTGCTGCTATGTTAGTTGCATTTATTGTTGGTTACTTCGTTTTACTTTTGAAGAAGATCAAATGGCCTAAGATTTTGCAGCCGATTGTTCTGATTATGATTATTCCGTTCATTGCGACGTTGTTTATCTCGCTAATGGTCTTTTATGTAATTGGGAAACCGATTGCTGGAGGTATGGATGGACTATATTCTTGGCTAAATTGGATTAATACTAATTCAGCAAGTGCTCCGATTGTATTAGGAGCTGTCATTGGTGCCATGATTGGTTTTGATTTAGGTGGTCCTGTTAATAAAACAGCTCTGATTTTCGGTACAGCAATTTTTACTGATACGATGACAAAATATGGTATTCAAGGTGCCAACTTTGTTCCCGGTACAGCTGCTCAAGCAGCAATTTCCGTTGCTCCACTTGGTGTTTGGTTAGCTTCAATGATTTGGAAAAACAAGTTTTCCAAAGATGAAAAGACAGCTGCTAGTGCAGCCCTTGGTATGGGGTTAGTTGGTGTTACTGAAGGAGCTATTCCGTTTGTTGCTTCTGATCCATTAAGAATGATTATTGCTAATGTGTCTGGTTCAGCGATGGCTGGTGGTTTAGTAGCAGCAACCGGATGTAAATTCTACGGAGGAATTGGTTCACCATTAGGAACGTTTATTGGTTATATCGAACAGCCAATTCCATTCGTGACATGGATTTTATGTGTTAGTGCCGGTATTTGCGTAACAGCCTTAATCATTGGTCTAACAAGAAGTAATGCTGTTATTGAAGCAGCTAAAAGTGTTGATGAATAA
- a CDS encoding glycoside hydrolase family 38 C-terminal domain-containing protein, giving the protein MKKVHVIQHTHWDFEWYFTRNEAIVQFVYHMDEVFAALEKQQVDYYLLDGQMSILDDYLDAYPEKRAELRKWIKAGRLFIGPWYTQTDELIITGESIIRNLCLGMQMAQDLGGGQKIGYLPDSFGQGADMPKIYNGMDIHDAVFWRGLSADKTKAREFNWKSEDGSDVSVVNIKDGYFVGVGLIYDDNVKEVMKTIVDGTTLDDIAFPVGGDQRYVDYNLKDRIDFYNQQLIDQDTQLVESNYPQLFTEIHKSKQQLDDVSGEFISSSVSKIHRSIYSSRYDQKYLNDKLERRMIYQLEPLMAMADRVGIPYKKSLLDKIWKLIVRNQAHDSAGGCNSDKTNQIILERLREADQLSYSTVDYLTRKIAESEVHKQANQLTFFNTLPFAVQKNVKFQISLKSKNFEIFNGDEKLSFDVWKTTKKYHGQIKRDESQYAEEDYYYVYDCSAKVTIPALQWINLQVKPLSASEIAVVKADDSKLIKNHHYQVSYHDGQLDLLNLQTSEKIADFIKFIDDGDEGDTYDYSPAYQDRIIDLDFSNAEIMCKSGQNQQNMVIQGDWLLPQNLKSRAEDGQDKVIKYELNISLDDSNLINVHLLIDNQVEDHRMRAIIKTNTSTNKYSYADTGFGYIARPTTDPHLHDWKKIGWHEEPTSIYPMLHYVNLHDNHSNVTVYAKGIKEYQIVGNDFNQVALTLFRSVGFLGRPDLQRRPGVASGNQFTYIPTPDSQLKEQLHFKFAIELNQEFDPAQIMKQFQKYAISNPYYQIQDLNQFTNTLKYFVMHDLDKKVQSVPFLEINSDNLVFSSLTESKDESGWLLRIYNPNKFICDGDNDLVLKEARVMSFTDFTGKIVKCLGKKQMVSLGLFKPGEIKTIKVNK; this is encoded by the coding sequence ATGAAAAAAGTACATGTGATTCAACATACCCACTGGGATTTCGAATGGTACTTTACTAGAAATGAAGCTATTGTTCAGTTTGTTTATCATATGGATGAGGTTTTCGCAGCTTTAGAGAAACAACAAGTCGATTACTATCTGTTAGACGGTCAGATGAGTATCTTAGACGATTACTTGGATGCTTATCCAGAAAAACGAGCAGAATTACGTAAGTGGATCAAGGCCGGCCGTTTATTTATTGGACCATGGTATACCCAAACTGATGAGTTGATTATTACAGGTGAATCAATTATTCGTAATTTATGTTTAGGTATGCAAATGGCTCAAGATTTAGGTGGTGGTCAAAAGATAGGTTACTTACCAGATTCTTTTGGTCAAGGTGCCGATATGCCTAAAATTTATAATGGCATGGATATTCATGATGCGGTTTTCTGGAGAGGTCTATCAGCTGATAAGACTAAAGCACGCGAATTTAACTGGAAGTCTGAAGACGGTTCTGATGTTTCAGTTGTTAATATTAAAGATGGGTATTTTGTAGGTGTTGGTTTAATTTATGATGACAACGTCAAGGAAGTTATGAAGACCATTGTCGATGGAACTACTTTGGATGACATTGCCTTTCCAGTTGGTGGTGATCAACGATATGTTGATTATAATTTAAAAGATCGAATTGATTTTTATAATCAACAGCTGATAGATCAGGATACACAACTGGTCGAAAGCAATTATCCACAATTATTTACTGAAATTCATAAGAGCAAGCAACAGTTGGATGACGTTTCAGGTGAGTTTATAAGCAGTTCAGTTTCAAAAATTCACCGTTCGATTTATTCTTCAAGATATGATCAAAAGTATTTGAATGACAAACTTGAACGTCGGATGATTTATCAATTGGAACCGCTGATGGCTATGGCTGATCGTGTGGGCATTCCTTACAAAAAGTCGTTGCTAGATAAGATATGGAAATTAATTGTCCGCAATCAGGCACATGATAGCGCTGGCGGATGTAACAGTGATAAAACTAATCAAATTATTTTGGAAAGATTACGAGAAGCTGACCAGTTATCCTATTCAACAGTCGATTATTTGACTCGAAAAATTGCGGAGTCAGAGGTTCATAAACAAGCCAACCAATTGACGTTTTTCAATACGTTACCGTTCGCGGTTCAAAAGAATGTTAAATTCCAAATTTCATTAAAGAGTAAGAATTTTGAAATTTTTAACGGCGATGAGAAACTTTCATTTGATGTATGGAAAACGACTAAAAAATACCACGGTCAAATTAAGCGGGATGAATCACAATACGCTGAAGAAGATTATTATTACGTTTATGATTGTTCCGCTAAGGTCACTATTCCAGCACTTCAATGGATTAATTTACAAGTTAAACCATTGTCTGCAAGTGAAATTGCTGTAGTTAAAGCAGATGATTCCAAATTAATTAAGAATCATCATTATCAGGTTTCTTATCATGATGGTCAGTTAGATTTATTGAATTTGCAAACTAGTGAAAAAATAGCTGATTTCATTAAATTTATTGACGATGGTGATGAAGGTGATACGTATGATTATTCGCCAGCATATCAAGATCGAATTATAGATTTAGATTTTTCTAACGCCGAGATTATGTGTAAATCTGGTCAAAATCAACAAAACATGGTAATTCAAGGCGATTGGTTATTACCACAGAATCTAAAGAGTCGTGCGGAAGATGGACAAGATAAAGTAATAAAGTATGAATTAAATATTTCTTTAGATGATAGTAATTTAATTAACGTTCATTTGTTAATTGATAATCAGGTTGAAGATCACCGGATGCGTGCGATTATTAAAACAAATACAAGTACAAATAAATATTCATATGCTGATACTGGATTTGGGTATATTGCACGTCCAACAACAGATCCACATTTACATGATTGGAAAAAGATTGGCTGGCATGAGGAACCAACTTCTATTTATCCAATGCTGCATTATGTTAATTTGCATGACAATCACAGCAATGTAACGGTTTATGCTAAAGGAATTAAGGAATATCAAATTGTTGGGAATGATTTTAATCAAGTTGCATTGACATTATTCAGGTCAGTTGGCTTTTTAGGACGCCCAGATTTACAGCGGCGACCTGGGGTTGCATCTGGAAATCAATTTACATATATTCCAACACCTGATAGTCAATTGAAAGAGCAATTGCATTTTAAGTTTGCAATCGAACTTAACCAAGAATTTGATCCAGCTCAGATTATGAAACAATTTCAGAAGTATGCTATCAGCAATCCGTACTATCAAATACAAGATTTGAATCAATTTACAAATACTTTGAAATACTTTGTCATGCACGATTTGGATAAAAAGGTTCAATCCGTTCCATTTTTGGAGATTAATAGTGATAATTTAGTGTTTAGTAGTTTGACTGAGAGTAAAGATGAGTCAGGTTGGTTGCTACGGATTTATAATCCCAATAAATTTATTTGTGACGGTGATAACGATTTAGTGCTAAAAGAGGCTCGTGTTATGAGTTTCACTGACTTTACTGGTAAAATCGTTAAGTGTCTAGGTAAAAAGCAAATGGTTTCGTTAGGCTTGTTTAAACCTGGAGAAATTAAGACGATAAAAGTCAACAAATAA
- a CDS encoding MurR/RpiR family transcriptional regulator → MANEVNDLFLLIESKRNDFTSVEQVIADYFIAKRKILSISDLAKEIIVSAPSITRFCKKLGLNNYKELIFLYSLSLRDQTVDASMISTPVTASYHALATRSDASYRSQAVTNFCDLIYTTKIILFWGLGFNSFAGQDFTFKFSRFGKFIQVYGDQHSILLSAASASADNLILISSLSAKDPNILKAIKLGKENGAHFLLITANEDSPFIDYCEETIYAASFSPDEALGSVSPQVPILIQLDIIYSKYVSLHKDNVDKWLLSENILKN, encoded by the coding sequence ATGGCCAATGAAGTTAATGACCTATTTTTATTAATAGAATCAAAAAGAAATGATTTTACTTCAGTGGAACAAGTGATTGCAGATTATTTTATAGCTAAACGAAAGATTTTAAGTATTAGTGACCTGGCAAAAGAAATTATTGTATCGGCACCTTCGATAACAAGGTTTTGTAAAAAGCTTGGTTTGAACAATTATAAGGAGTTAATTTTTCTTTATAGCTTGTCCTTGAGGGATCAAACTGTAGATGCAAGCATGATTTCTACTCCTGTGACAGCTAGTTATCATGCTTTGGCAACTAGAAGTGACGCTTCATATCGCAGTCAGGCAGTTACTAACTTCTGTGATTTAATTTATACAACCAAAATAATTTTATTTTGGGGTTTAGGTTTCAATTCCTTCGCAGGCCAGGATTTTACGTTCAAGTTTTCACGCTTCGGAAAATTTATTCAAGTCTATGGTGATCAGCATTCAATTCTTTTATCAGCGGCTTCGGCAAGTGCGGATAATTTGATTTTAATTTCATCACTTAGTGCTAAAGACCCAAATATTTTGAAAGCTATTAAGCTAGGCAAGGAAAACGGAGCACACTTTTTATTAATAACTGCAAATGAAGATTCACCATTTATTGATTACTGTGAGGAAACAATTTATGCGGCTAGTTTTTCACCGGATGAAGCGTTAGGAAGTGTATCGCCTCAAGTACCAATTTTGATTCAATTGGATATTATTTATTCGAAATATGTCAGTTTACACAAAGATAATGTTGATAAATGGCTACTCTCAGAAAATATTTTGAAAAATTGA
- the prmA gene encoding 50S ribosomal protein L11 methyltransferase, whose amino-acid sequence MLWKKITVAIPNDFDPEIISDVFMRVGANGTEMVDDENNEVKTKINSYFDENSYDDKIVNNLQAEIDKLPEFGFDTTGVKISISELDDSSWENEWKQYYHPVKISRYLTVVPNWVDYQPKYADEHTIVMDPGKSFGTGTHPTTYSCMQALELILGDADSLYDVGTGSGILSIQARLLGVKDIKAYDLDPEAVRAAKENIQLNPGCEDIEVFENSLLDGVDGKVDVIVANMLADVIQQFIPDIDNHLNANGFVVLSGIINEKEQLITDQMAEQGFIVLEAFHLKGWSTLICRRKEEFEAEDGAILR is encoded by the coding sequence ATGCTTTGGAAAAAAATAACGGTCGCCATTCCTAATGATTTTGATCCTGAAATTATTTCGGATGTCTTTATGCGTGTTGGCGCTAATGGGACAGAAATGGTTGACGATGAAAATAATGAGGTTAAAACAAAAATTAACTCTTATTTTGATGAGAACAGTTATGATGATAAAATTGTAAATAACTTACAAGCTGAAATCGATAAATTACCTGAATTTGGCTTTGATACTACTGGAGTTAAGATTTCTATCAGTGAACTAGATGATAGTAGCTGGGAAAATGAATGGAAACAGTATTATCATCCGGTAAAAATCAGTCGCTATTTGACGGTTGTACCTAATTGGGTCGATTACCAACCAAAGTACGCTGATGAACATACTATTGTTATGGATCCTGGTAAGTCATTTGGTACCGGAACCCATCCAACTACTTATTCATGTATGCAAGCATTAGAGCTAATTCTAGGCGATGCTGACTCACTTTATGATGTCGGAACTGGTTCAGGCATTTTATCGATTCAAGCTCGTTTGTTGGGTGTGAAGGATATCAAGGCTTACGATCTTGACCCTGAAGCTGTCCGCGCTGCCAAGGAAAATATTCAACTGAATCCTGGCTGTGAAGATATTGAAGTATTTGAAAATTCTTTACTTGATGGTGTTGATGGCAAAGTTGATGTGATTGTCGCTAATATGTTAGCCGATGTCATTCAACAATTTATTCCTGACATCGATAATCATTTGAATGCTAATGGTTTTGTAGTATTATCGGGTATTATTAATGAAAAAGAGCAATTGATAACTGACCAAATGGCTGAACAAGGCTTTATCGTCTTGGAAGCTTTCCATTTAAAGGGATGGTCAACATTAATTTGTAGAAGAAAAGAAGAGTTCGAGGCGGAAGATGGAGCAATACTTCGTTAA
- a CDS encoding RsmE family RNA methyltransferase gives MEQYFVKEIINSDKFTIDEAETFKHIAKVMRHKTGDIVYLVDPSEKLYAATIDEIDSENNNILTSIELVNRPSTEMPVDVTVACSLSKKDKIEWITQKSTELGAKTIIFFDSKYSIMKWKTNVVEKKLARLQEIAKNAAQQSKRRIIPEVIYVNKLADLLKYQAEANLVAYEESAKQGEISRLGQTLNQSPKSVLCAFGPEGGFAPDEIDFLNQNDFVSVGLGPRIMRAETAPMYFLSVLSYKYELTVK, from the coding sequence ATGGAGCAATACTTCGTTAAAGAAATTATTAATAGTGATAAATTTACAATCGATGAAGCAGAGACTTTTAAGCATATTGCTAAAGTAATGCGTCATAAGACTGGTGATATTGTTTATTTGGTGGATCCAAGTGAGAAACTATATGCAGCTACAATTGATGAAATTGATAGTGAGAATAACAATATTTTGACTTCGATTGAGTTGGTAAATCGCCCTAGTACAGAAATGCCGGTTGATGTGACGGTGGCCTGTTCCTTATCTAAAAAGGATAAGATTGAGTGGATTACCCAGAAGTCGACTGAATTAGGAGCTAAGACGATTATTTTCTTCGATTCTAAGTATTCGATAATGAAGTGGAAGACTAATGTCGTTGAAAAGAAACTAGCTCGTTTACAAGAAATCGCCAAAAATGCGGCTCAGCAGTCTAAACGCCGGATTATTCCTGAAGTTATTTATGTTAACAAGTTGGCTGATTTATTGAAATATCAAGCAGAGGCCAATTTAGTTGCTTATGAAGAATCGGCCAAGCAGGGTGAAATCAGTCGTCTCGGTCAAACTTTAAATCAGTCACCAAAATCGGTATTATGTGCTTTTGGACCGGAAGGTGGATTTGCTCCAGACGAGATCGACTTTTTGAATCAAAATGATTTTGTATCAGTGGGCTTAGGTCCTCGAATCATGCGAGCTGAAACTGCTCCCATGTATTTCTTATCAGTGCTATCATATAAGTACGAACTAACAGTAAAATGA